A region of Chloracidobacterium sp. DNA encodes the following proteins:
- a CDS encoding 4Fe-4S dicluster domain-containing protein has product MNETMFIDPQRCIGCRSCVAACRECSTHKGYSMIFVDYIDRSETTATMPTICMHCEEPTCALVCPADAIKQNEDGVVMSALKPRCLDCRNCVNACPFGVPKYNSAMHLQMKCDMCYDRTSEGLMPMCASVCPTGALAFGTYEQIVPLRRTKPVNAHVFGNQSVKTKVYMMLPTDADEVSIDGCGVFEGQIALDGAPVREESWIDTQVEESDKSNEF; this is encoded by the coding sequence ATGAACGAAACCATGTTTATCGATCCGCAGCGATGCATAGGATGCAGATCCTGTGTCGCAGCGTGCCGCGAGTGTTCGACGCATAAGGGGTACTCGATGATCTTTGTCGATTACATCGACCGCAGCGAGACAACCGCTACCATGCCGACCATTTGCATGCATTGTGAAGAACCGACTTGTGCGCTTGTCTGCCCCGCAGACGCGATCAAACAGAATGAAGATGGCGTGGTTATGTCAGCGCTAAAGCCGCGATGTCTCGATTGCCGCAATTGCGTGAACGCGTGCCCGTTTGGCGTGCCGAAGTACAACTCTGCGATGCATTTACAGATGAAATGCGACATGTGTTACGACCGAACAAGTGAGGGCCTGATGCCAATGTGCGCCAGCGTTTGCCCGACCGGTGCATTAGCCTTCGGCACCTATGAGCAGATCGTTCCGCTGCGAAGAACTAAGCCGGTCAATGCTCATGTTTTTGGCAATCAGAGTGTCAAGACAAAGGTCTACATGATGCTGCCGACAGACGCCGACGAGGTCAGCATTGACGGGTGTGGCGTTTTCGAAGGACAGATAGCTCTCGATGGCGCTCCTGTTAGGGAAGAATCGTGGATAGACACTCAAGTGGAGGAATCCGATAAAAGCAATGAATTCTAA
- a CDS encoding Rieske 2Fe-2S domain-containing protein, which translates to MNSKAFDQESIKKILAADNEISDENNVRAATAPFQAEFPYERDSEAQVTRREFCNFLFLTSSALFVGAAGFAGKAAYDARSPKTFAPAKIDGAMSIEPGTALNFTYPATEDTAILIRDTDGNYAAFGQKCTHLSCPVYYSKANDRLECPCHNGGFSSKTGEVLYGPPPRPLDRIELETINGEIFAVKREVRGNEG; encoded by the coding sequence ATGAATTCTAAAGCCTTCGACCAAGAATCAATCAAGAAGATACTAGCCGCAGATAATGAAATATCGGATGAAAACAACGTCCGTGCGGCGACCGCTCCGTTTCAGGCCGAGTTTCCGTACGAGCGCGACAGCGAGGCTCAGGTCACCAGGCGGGAGTTTTGCAACTTTCTCTTTTTGACATCGAGCGCATTATTCGTCGGTGCAGCCGGATTCGCTGGCAAAGCTGCCTACGATGCCCGTTCGCCAAAGACCTTCGCTCCGGCAAAGATCGACGGAGCAATGAGCATTGAACCGGGAACAGCTCTGAATTTTACGTATCCGGCTACGGAAGATACTGCGATCCTTATACGAGACACGGATGGAAACTACGCTGCCTTTGGGCAGAAATGCACGCATCTGTCTTGCCCGGTCTACTATTCAAAAGCAAACGACCGTCTCGAATGCCCGTGTCACAATGGTGGTTTTAGCTCCAAGACCGGCGAAGTATTATATGGCCCGCCGCCGCGTCCTCTCGACAGAATTGAGCTTGAGACGATCAATGGCGAGATCTTTGCAGTTAAAAGAGAGGTGCGTGGAAATGAAGGCTAA